From the genome of Anopheles merus strain MAF chromosome X, AmerM5.1, whole genome shotgun sequence, one region includes:
- the LOC121590975 gene encoding uncharacterized protein LOC121590975, whose amino-acid sequence MMQHSPERQPAPQAATHDAPPVNTARTGTCQATNAMTGAETASDPRVEAAQAVRLSVPEMDLHNLPAYFCALEHWFAATGITTKMDHKRYHALMAQIPLRVYNEIQPIIENVPATERYDYIKRNIFQHFGESQRSRLHRLLYGMDLGDRKPSQLLAEMHRASSDTLASTLLTDLWINKLPLHVQSAVVAAPGSVTEKAVVADTMVECLSASNNTIVHHAVAGVRTTSNDFEQRISRQVDELTQQLYDFITECRNRDQRQSRPRSRPPVASRVGTEPSEGECYYHRRYGTAARTCRQPCSFPAPVSQRVGQPSSSA is encoded by the coding sequence ATGATGCAACATAGTCCAGAACGTCAACCCGCTCCCCAAGCGGCAACGCACGATGCACCCCCGGTGAACACGGCGAGAACTGGCACGTGCCAAGCAACAAATGCTATGACAGGAGCAGAAACGGCAAGTGATCCTCGAGTGGAAGCAGCACAAGCCGTTCGACTGAGTGTACCCGAAATGGATCTGCACAATTTGCCTGCATACTTTTGTGCACTGGAGCATTGGTTCGCCGCGACCGGAATCACCACCAAAATGGACCATAAGCGCTACCACGCATTGATGGCCCAAATTCCTCTTCGAGTGTATAACGAGATCCAGCCGATAATCGAGAATGTACCTGCGACGGAACGGTACGATTACATCAAGCGGAACATCTTTCAGCATTTCGGGGAATCCCAGCGTAGCCGCCTCCATCGTCTCCTATACGGCATGGACTTAGGGGACCGCAAGCCATCCCAGCTGCTAGCTGAAATGCACCGAGCCTCCAGCGACACGTTGGCAAGTACGCTCCTCACCGACCTTTGGATCAACAAGCTTCCGCTACATGTGCAATCGGCCGTCGTTGCTGCACCCGGAAGTGTAACTGAGAAAGCTGTCGTCGCCGATACTATGGTGGAGTGCCTGTCCGCATCCAACAACACCATTGTGCACCATGCCGTAGCCGGGGTGCGCACCACATCCAACGATTTCGAGCAACGCATTTCGCGCCAGGTGGACGAACTCACACAGCAACTTTACGACTTCATCACAGAGTGTCGTAACCGTGACCAACGCCAAAGTCGACCGCGCTCACGTCCACCAGTGGCATCTCGTGTCGGTACAGAACCATCCGAAGGAGAGTGCTACTACCATCGACGTTACGGGACAGCCGCCCGGACCTGCCGCCAGCCCTGTTCGTTTCCAGCCCCTGTCAGCCAGCGCGTCGGCCAGCCGTCGTCTTCAGCCTGA